One Sphingomonas endolithica genomic window, ACCTGCAAGGCGCGCCGGAATTCGCCACTGGCCGGCAATGTCTCGTCGATCGGCGGCTTGTCGATCCGGACGCGGGCCTCGCCCGCGCGGACGCTGAGCAAGCCCGCCGCACGGCGCGATACGTCGGCTAGGTCGATCGGCTCGATCGTCACGGCAAAATCGGCGCGCTCGATCGCCTGCAGGTCGACCAGATCGTCGACCAATCCCATCAGATGGCGCCCGGCATTGGCGATATCGGCAGCGTAATCGGCATAGTCCTGCCGCAATGGCCCTTCGGACTGCGCGTTGATGCTGTCGGCATTGGCGATGATCCGCCCGAGCGGGGAGCGCAAAGCCGCGTCCAGCCGCATCGCGAACGCATCGGGCAGCACCTCGTCCGGCGCGGCAGGCGTTGCTGCCGGCATGTCGATCACATGCACCGCGCCGATAAAGCCGGCAAACACGCCCATGCGGTCGGTGCGCGGGGCGGCCGCCAGCCGCACCGGCTGTCCGGTGGCGCGGATCGTCGCACGCTGGTCGTCGAAATGCTGTCGCATGGCGAGGCCCCCCAGCATCGGGAACGCGCCCTCGTGATCCTCCGCCAGCGAGAACAATCTGGTCAGCGGCCGGCCGAGCATGTCGCCCGCATCGAAGCCGTGCCGTGCGCCGGCGGTTGCCGACAGGAACGTCAGCCGCAGCGCCGCGTCCGATTCCCACAGCCAGTCCGCCCCGCTGCGCACGAAATCGACGTCACGGTCGTTGTCCGGCGTACTGGCACGCCATGGCGAGCGCAGCCGCCAGCCGGTGATTTCCAGCCGCACGCCGGCGTGATCGGGATCGGCTCTCACCCACAGGTCAAGATCCGCATCACCGTCGCCGGCGACCACGGCACGCGAGACGAGGATGCCCAGCCGCCCGGCAAGCCGCGCCAGCGCGGCGATTTCCGGCACGGCGATCGGCTGGCCGATCGCCCCGCCACCACGGGCATTGAGATCGCTCAGCCGCTGATCCGCCTCCACCAGCCGCCCATGGGGATCGATCCGGCCGCGCACCGGCGGCAGGCTGGGGTCCAGCACGTTCATGCGCCCCGCCCCCCTTGCGGCGCGAGCGCGGCAATCGCGGCGCGATAGGCCTGGGGCAGCTTCAACGGCGCCAGTGCCGCACGCGCCTCGATCGGCGTAATGTCCATGATATCGTCCAGCATGTCCGCGAAACGCTCCAGATCGCCGCGCGGATCGGCCTCGCACAAATCCAGCCCGATGCGGGCGATCGCCGCGCGCGGGCAATCGAGCGCGCGCAGCACGAGCCACAAATGCCCTGCCCCGACATCGCCCACCATGTCGCGCGCCTGATCGTAATCCAGCCCCGCCGCCTGAGCCAGCAACGCCGTGAACAAAGCCAGCCGCCGGTCGCCCAATGCCTCGCCGAGCAGATCGGGCAGCTCTCCCGGTGCCGCTTCATAGGCCACCGCCAGCCGCATCGCCGCCGCTTCCAGCCGATCGCCTTCGTCATGCGCGGCCAGGCTGCGCAGCGCCGCCTCGGCAAGGGCGCGATCGAGCTCGGCCGGATTGTCGTCCTGCGTTGCCCGCTCGCGCAGCGCCGCGGCCACCCACCACAACAATCGGTGGTGCAGCTCGGCTGGCAGATCGGTCTGCGCAGCACCCTCGATCAGCCCGCGGCGACGTCCTTCTGCGGCAAACAAGGCGCTCGCCGCGTCCGCCACGACGGTGTCGGGATGATTGGCCAGCCGCGCCAGCAGACTGGGCGTATCGGGCTGCAGCGGTGCTGCGGCCGGCAAGGCATCGCCGATCGCATCCTGCCGAACCCGCGCGATCAGCTCGCGCATCAATTCGGGATCGCGCAGCAGCCGGGCGGCAAGCAGGCGATCGAGCACCGGCGTGCCGGGCGCCACCAATCGTGCGGCGGTCGCCGCCAGGTCGCGTGCCGACAATAACCTCGCCGCCCGCTGCGTCAGCGCAGCTTCCACGCCCGAAACGAGGCCGGCCAGAACCTGCCCGATGCCCGCGCGCATGCGATCGTCCAGCCGCGCCTCGTCCGCCAGGAAGAAGTCGCTTATCCCCGCCGCCAGGCGCAGCTCAGCACGCGTGTCCACCGCCGCTGCGCGATCGAGCAGCCGGGCGGCGCCATGCTGCGCCCCATCATCAAAATCGCGAACGTTGATCGCCATCCGGACTACCTACGCGGAGTGTCATTAATGCGCTCCTAAGGCTCTTGGCGAAAGCCCTCGATCACCGCGGCCAGCGTCACCGCGGCATAGCTGCCCGCCGCAGCGAGGGCGATCAGCGGCAGGCCAAGGATGGCGAGCGGCAGGATGACCAGCAGATAGGCCGTCGCGCTGCCCCACCACCAGCGCTTCGGCCGGCCCCGGCTGCGCGGTCCGCTCGATGCGCGTTCCGCCAGCGCTGCGGCAACGACCAGCGCGATGCCGAGCGTCCAGCCGGTGGCCGTCGCGTCCTGAACGCTCGTGACATGCCCCACCAGCAGCGCACATGCCGCCGCCAGCGCCGGGATGGCGGCATTCTGGAACCGCGCCAGCCGCTCCTCGTCGCGCAACCACGCGAGCGCACCACCAATGGTGAACAGCAATGCCGCGACGATGGCGAGCGCGACACCGACCCAGGCGATCTCGAACATCACGCCGGCCAGCGCCAGCGCTCCGGTGACGATCCCCGCCGCGGCAAGCGCCCAGCTCGGCACCGCGCGCGCCATCAATGGCGGCAGCGCCAGCCGCGCCAGCGGCGCCAGTACGAAGCGATCCGCCCAGGGCCGCGGACGCGACACCAGAGCCGCGAGCAGCGCATTGCCGCGCGTCGCCAGCGCGCGCGAATCACGCTCGATGCCATGCCCTGCGGCGGCGGCGAACGACAAAGGCACATGCTCGGCATGCGCCTGCGCCGCGACCCGCAGCAGCGTCGACTGGAAATCATAGTCGCGTGGCATCACCGCGACCTCGGCGATGCGCTTGGCATCCAGCCGCGCGAGCCCGGCCCAGGCGGTATCGGCACCGACGCGTTCGAAGCCATGGGCAGCATCGCGATCGGAGACGGTGAGCAACGCATCGCCACCATCCTGCGTCATTAGCTGGATCACGTCGCCCGTCGTCACCAGCCCGTCCGCTACGACCAGCACGCGGGCAAGCGGGTGTAGCTTCTCCGACGCTTCGCGCGCGGTGCGCACGACGTCGACGGAGGCGCCGCGGCGGCCGATGCGAGCGATCGCGCCCAGCAATTCGGGGGTAAGCCGTGCCACGACGACGATGATCTGGCTCACGCCGCCCGCGATCAGCAGGCGCGCCTGGAACTCGATCAGCGTCAGCCCGCCGAACGGCAGGGTCGCTGCCAGCGTGCCCGGCCGATCATCGGCATCCTCGATCGCGAATATGAGCCCAGCCAACATGTAACGGCTGTTAGGCGGTCGTGCGGGCGATGGCAAAGGCCGCGCCCGCCTAGTGGTCGAGACGGCTCAGAGTCGCTCCACGGCACGGCGCAATTTGCGCATCACCAGCATGTCCTGCACCGGCATCGCCGCCGCTTCGGTCGCCAGCGTCATCAGCCGTACTGCGCCAAAGCTCGCCGCCAGGCCTTTCAGCCGGAATGCAGCCGCTTGCCATGCCTCGGCATCCTTGGCATTTTCGAGCCCATCGAGCCCACGCCGCGCACTATCGAGGAACGCGCCGCGCAACTCAGCGATCAGCGCAGGCTCATCTCCCACTGCCGCTGCCAGCGTCGCATCGATTGCACCGGGATCATAAGCCATCGTGGGATCGTACGACGCGATCCTTAACAAGGTTTCAACGGGCGATCTCTTGGGCGCGACGCCCGCGCCGAACCGGCCCGTCACCCCGGACCAGTTCGGTGATCGTACGGCGCGAACCTGCACCATACGTCATCCCCGCGCAGGCGGGGATCCATATACTCAAACGTCTGCATTCAGTCGCTAAGACCGCCACTATGGATCCCCGCCTTCGCGGGGATGACCAACCATGTCTGAAAGGGATAGTTGCCGAACATGTCGGAGTGGCGGCCCTGCGTCTGGTGGTGGCGCCCAGACCTATTCGTTTCCCTAACCGTGGTTTCATGATAAACCGCGCCGATGAACGGGGGTTCGCGCATCATCGCTATCAGGCCCGCTCATGGCGCAGCGGCGAGGGATGAACGGTTGCTAGAAGACGTTGCCCTTGGTCACCGGTCCTACGAACCGGTCTATGAAGCCGAATATGAGGAGCTGCGCGTTCGGCGCGAATGGCTGATGCCGGCATTGGGCGGTCTGCTCTCGGCCGCGTGGATTATCGGCATGGTGGCGCTGGCCTGGCCGGACCTGACGGGACTGACGCCGCTGGAGGTCACCAGCTTCGTCGCTGCCTTGTGCGTGCCCCCGGCGCTGATCGGCATCGTGCTGCTGCTGTTGCTGCGGAGCAGCCGGGCCGAGGCCCGTCGCTTCGGCGAGACGTCCCAGGCGATGCGCGGCCACGCCCTGGCGCTGGAACGCACCGTCGCGGTGCTGTCGCATGCCATCGATGCCAACCGCGCCAAGCTCGCCGAACAAACCGACACGCTCATCGCCATGGGCGACAGCGCGGCGGCCAAGCTGGCGACGATCGGCACCGGCATGATGGGCGAAGTCGCCGCCGCCGACGCCCATGCCCGCACATTGGCCGATGCCGCGGAGCGGACACACGCGCAACTCGACACGCTGATGGCCGCCTTGCCGCGCGCGCAGCATGACGCCGATACGCTGGCACGGTCGCTGGGCGACATCGCGGCGGCAGCGGCCAGCCACGCCGGGGCGCTCGGCGTACAGGTCGGCGCGCTGGCCGATCGCGGGCGCGATGCCGATGCGCTGGCCAACGGGGCAGCATCGCGCCTGGCGGCGCATATCGTGCGCATGAAAGAGACGGGCGAGCATGCCGGTGAGCGGCTCGAACTGATCACCAGCGAGATGTCGGACACGGTAGACGGCGTGCTCGGTCGCGCCACCAGGGCGGTCGATGCAGCGCGGCAGGGGATCGCCCAACAGGGCGATGCCATGCTGGCGATGCTCGCCACCAACCAGGCCGCTTTGGACCACACGGCGCGCGACAGTGCCGAGGCGCTTGCCGCCCGTGTCGCCGCGATCGATGCGCTGATCGACCGCATTGCCGATCGCCTGGGCGACCAGCGCAGCGCCAGCGACACGATCATCCACGAACTGGACAGCGGGATCACGCACGTCGCGGGTCGGCTCGATGCGCTGCATGCGCAAGGTGTCGACCGCACGCAGGATCTCGCCGCCTCGATCAGCGCGCTGGGGGGTTCGGCCAATGCGATGACCGAGGCGTTGAAAACCGGCGACGTCATGGCGCGCGGCGCGATCGACACCACCGAACACCTGCTCCTCGCGCTGGATGCGGCCGCGCGCGAGATCGACGAAACCTTGCCGGACGCGCTCGCGCGGCTCGATGATCGCATGCTCGGCAGCCGCCGCGTCGTGGCCGACGCCAAGCCCGAATTGCTGGCACTCGTCACTGCGGCCGAAAGCACGCACGACGCGATCGAGGCGATCGCGCAGGTCATTTCCGGGCAGCGCGCGACGCTCGACAAGCTCTCCGGCACGCTGCTGCAGACGCTGAACGACGGCCGCGTCAAGGCGGATGAGCTCGGTCACATGGTCGACGAGACGATCGATCGCACGCACCGCTTCGCCGAGGAAGCCGCGCCGCGCCTGGTCGAGGCGCTGTTGCGCGTGCGCGACACGGCGAGCACTGCCGCCGACCGCGCGCGCGAGACACTGGCCAGCGTCATTCCCGAGGCAGCGGCGGCGCTCGAACAAGCCTCGACCGCCGCGCTGCAACGCGCCTCGGGCACGGCGCTGCAGCGGCAGATCGCCGCGATCGGCGAAGCGGCCGACGCCGCCGCCACGGCTGCGGGCCGTGCATCGGATCGCCTGACGCACCAGATGCAGGCGATCGCCGATGCCACGGCGATCGTCGAAAGCCGCATCGAGGATGCCCGGGTCGAGCGCGAAAAGGACGATCAGGACAATTTCGCCCGCCGCGTCTCGCTGCTGATCGAGTCGCTCAACTCGG contains:
- a CDS encoding sensor histidine kinase — its product is MNVLDPSLPPVRGRIDPHGRLVEADQRLSDLNARGGGAIGQPIAVPEIAALARLAGRLGILVSRAVVAGDGDADLDLWVRADPDHAGVRLEITGWRLRSPWRASTPDNDRDVDFVRSGADWLWESDAALRLTFLSATAGARHGFDAGDMLGRPLTRLFSLAEDHEGAFPMLGGLAMRQHFDDQRATIRATGQPVRLAAAPRTDRMGVFAGFIGAVHVIDMPAATPAAPDEVLPDAFAMRLDAALRSPLGRIIANADSINAQSEGPLRQDYADYAADIANAGRHLMGLVDDLVDLQAIERADFAVTIEPIDLADVSRRAAGLLSVRAGEARVRIDKPPIDETLPASGEFRRALQVLVNLIGNAVRYSPPDGMVWIRTEREGDVAAVIIADQGKGIALEDQARIFEKFERVDPREPGGSGLGLYIARRLARAMGGDITVDSAPGQGARFVFTLPVRG
- a CDS encoding DUF2336 domain-containing protein, which encodes MAINVRDFDDGAQHGAARLLDRAAAVDTRAELRLAAGISDFFLADEARLDDRMRAGIGQVLAGLVSGVEAALTQRAARLLSARDLAATAARLVAPGTPVLDRLLAARLLRDPELMRELIARVRQDAIGDALPAAAPLQPDTPSLLARLANHPDTVVADAASALFAAEGRRRGLIEGAAQTDLPAELHHRLLWWVAAALRERATQDDNPAELDRALAEAALRSLAAHDEGDRLEAAAMRLAVAYEAAPGELPDLLGEALGDRRLALFTALLAQAAGLDYDQARDMVGDVGAGHLWLVLRALDCPRAAIARIGLDLCEADPRGDLERFADMLDDIMDITPIEARAALAPLKLPQAYRAAIAALAPQGGRGA
- a CDS encoding Hpt domain-containing protein, with amino-acid sequence MAYDPGAIDATLAAAVGDEPALIAELRGAFLDSARRGLDGLENAKDAEAWQAAAFRLKGLAASFGAVRLMTLATEAAAMPVQDMLVMRKLRRAVERL